Within the Acidimicrobiales bacterium genome, the region GAGTGAGGACCTGGCCGCGGCCGGGGTGCGGACGGGAGCGGATCGGTGACGGCGCCGGCGTTGGCCCGGCTGCGCCAGTCGGGGCTCCGGGGCGTCACCGCGGGTGCACCGGCCTATCCCCTCGTGGTCCTGTTCGGCCTCAACCTCGTCAACCAGCTCGACCAGAACGCCTTCGCCATCCTGGCGCCGAACATCCGGGACGCCTTCGGCCTCAACCTCGCCGCCGTCACGACGATCGCCGCCCTGGCCGTGCCCATGTCGTTCCTGCTGGGCGTTCCCCTCGCCTACTACGCCGACCGCATCAACCGCATCCGCATCGCCATAGCCGGGGCGGCGGTGTGGTCGGTGTTCTCCGTGGTGACGGGGCTGGCGGTCAACGTGGCTCAGCTGGTGTTGACCCGGATCGGCTCGGGACTGGCCCACGCCACCAACAACCCGACCCACAACAGCCTCCTGGCGGACTACTACCCCCCGCAGGTGCGGCCGGGCATCTACGCCGTGTGGGGATCGGCCCAGTTCATCGGCGCGCTCATCAGCCCGGTCGCCGCCGGTCTCTTGGGCTACTTCTTCAACTGGCGGGTCCCGTTCCTGGTCTTCGCAGTGCCCACCATGGTGTTCGTGCTCATGGCCCTGCGGCTGCGGGAGCCGGCCCGCGGCGTCCAGGACCGCCTGGCCCTGGGAGCGACGGCCGAGGAGGCGGCGGTGGAGGAGACGCCGCCGACCTTCAGCGAGTCGTACCGGCTCCTCATGTCGGTCAAGGCCGTGCGCCGCACCATGCTGGCGCTCCCGTTCCTCGGCGCCTCGCTCCTCGGGTTTCAGCTCCTCCTGTCTCTGTTCATGTCCGACGTGTACCACGTGAACACCGCCCTCCGCGGTGTGCTCACCGCCGCCGGGGCTCCGTTCTCGTTGATCGGTCTGGCCATCGGCGCGCCCCTGGCCCAGCGGCTGATGGCCCGGGACCCGGGACTGGTGCTGCGCATGCTCGGGTCGGCCGGCTTCATCACGGCCGCCTCCTTCCTGGTCATGGCCGTCTCCCCGGATCTGGCGATCTTCGTGGGGGCGTCGTTCGTGCAGGGGGCGGTCTTTGCCGTGCTGGTCCCCGGCATCTTCTCGATCGGCTCGTTGATCATCCCGGCCAAGACCCGGTCCCTCGGCTTCCAGATCGTGACCCTGGCCCTGTTGCCGGGCGTGCTCATCCTCCCCGTCATCGGGACGATCGGTGACCGCTACGGCCTCCGCCTGGCCATCTCGCTCATGGCACCGGTGTACCTGGCCGGTTCGTTCCTGATCGCGTCGGCGGGGCGGTTCGTGGCCGCCGACATCGAGCGGGTGCGGGTCATGTCGATGGCCGAGCACGAGGTCCGCCGGGCCCTCGGCGAGGGGCTGCCCAAGCTGCTGCTCGTGCGCGGCCTGGACGTCGCCTACGACCAGGTCCAGGTGCTCTTCGAGGTGGACTTCGAGCTGCGTCCCGGGGAGATCGTGGCCCTGCTCGGGACCAACGGGGCCGGGAAGTCGACGCTGTTGAAGGCGATCTCGGGGCTCGTCGACCCGGTGGGCGGGGCCATCTACTTCGACGACCTCGACATCACCCACATCGACCCGGTGCGGACCTTCAAGCTGGGGGTGGTCCAGATGCCGGGCGGGCGCAGCGTGTTCCCCACGCTCACCGTCGAGGAGCACCTCAAGCTGGCCGGGGCCATGCTCCCCGACGACCCCGACCACGTGGCACGCGCCACCGAGGAGGTCATCGGCCTCTTCCCCCGGCTGCGGGAGCGCTGGGACCAGGCGGCGGGAAACCTCTCCGGTGGCGAGCAGCAGATGCTCGGGCTGGCGCTGGCCCTGGTGGCCCGGCCCAAGCTGCTGATGATCGACGAGCTGTCCCTCGGGCTGGCCCCGAGCATCGTCGAGCAGCTCCTCGACGTGATCCGGCGCATCCACGCCCAGGGAACCGCCATCATCCTCGTCGAGCAGTCGGTGAACGTGGCCCTGGCGGTGGCCGAGCGGGCCTACTTCATGGAGAAGGGCCAGGTCCGCTTCCACGGCCGGACCGCCGAGCTGCTCGACCGCGGCGACATCCTCCGGGCGGTCTTCCTCGAGGGCGGCGGGAACGGGCGCACCACCACGAGGTCGGGCCGCAACGGGTCGGGCCGGCCGGGCCGGGCGGCGGCAAAACCCCGCGACGCCGGGACCGGGGCGCCCGCCGAGCGCCGGGTGGTGCTCGACGTCTCCGACCTGTCGCGGAGCTTCGGGGGTATCCGCGCCGTCACCGACGTCAGCTTCGTCCTCCACGCCGACGAGATCCTCGGGCTGATCGGGCCCAACGGAGCCGGCAAGACCACCGTGTTCGACCTGATCTCCGGCTTCTTGACCCCCGACTCGGGCCGGGTGCTCCTCGAGGGCCAGGACATCACGGCCTGGCCCGCCGACCGGCGGGCGCGAGGCGGACTGGGCCGCTCCTTCCAGGACGCCCGCATCTTCGCCTCCCTCACCGTGGCCGAGAACCTGGCCGTCTCCCTCGAACGGCACCTCCGGGTCCGCGACCACCTGGCCGACGCCCTGCGGCTCCCGGAGGTCGTCGACCAGGAGGACGACGTCCGCTTCACGGTCGAGCAGCTCATCGACCTCATGAACCTGGGGGCCTTCCGGGACAAGTTCGTCTCGGAGCTGTCGACCGGGTCCCGCCGCATCGTCGATCTGGCCATGGCCATCGCCCACGACCCCAAGCTGCTTATCCTCGACGAGCCGTCGTCGGGGATAGCCCAGCGCGAGACCGAGGCGCTCGGTCCCCTCCTCCAGCGGATCCATCGCGACGTGGGCTGCGCCATCCTCGTCATCGAGCACGACATGCCCCTGATCACGGGCATCTCCCACCGCATGCTGGCCCTCGAGCTCGGGACGATCATCGCCGAGGGGCCTCCCGGCGACGTCATCTCCAACCCCCGGGTGGTGAGCTCGTACCTGGGCGGGGACCCCGCCGCCATCAACCGGTCCGGGACGGTGCGGCGCCGGCGGACGGCGACGACCCGGGCCAAGGTGGCCGCCGCCACCCCGGCTCGGGCCGAGACGGAGGCCACCAGCTGATGCACGTGTCCCCGGAGACGATGAAGACCGTGGCCTTCGTCCTGCTCATACTGCTCGTGGCCGTGTACATGCACCTGGCCCAGGCGCCGCGCCGGGAGCCGCGGTCGCTGGTCGACATCGCCCGCCACCGGCGCGACGAGGAGGAGTCGGAGGCGCCGCCCAAGCCCCGGGCGCGGACCCGCAAGAAGCCGGAAGGCATGCGATGAAGCGGGGCCGGGGCCGGCTCGGCCTGGCGTGGGGCAGCGCCCTCGTGGCGGCCACGGGCTTTCTCTCCGCGTGCGGGATCAACAAGGTGGAGGTCCCGCTGACGTTCAGCTCCGACCGGCGCCTGCACATGGTCAGCCCCGACGACCAGTCGGTCGTGGGGCTGCCGGTGACGGTGCGCTGGGCGGCCTCCGGCTTTCCCCTGTCGGGAGGCAACCACTTCGGCGTGTTCGTCGACCAGCCTCCGGTCGGGCTCAAGACCCAGGTGCGTCTGGTCGTCTGCAGCGAGCAGGGACTCTCACCCATCCAGATCGGTGAGCAGCGTTCCCCCTGCTACGACCAGCGCAACGACGTGTTCATGGCCGACCAGCCCTCGTACACGTTCAGCTGCTTCAGCCCCCGCTACAACGCCGCCGCCCGGTCGAGGAACCAGCACCAGATCTCCGTGGTGCTGCTGGACCGGAACAACGTCCGGGTGGGCCAGGCCGTGGCGGACCTCACGATCGATGTCGACCCCAGGGCGGTCAGCCGGTGCCTGGGGCTACCGGGAGCGTGACTTCATGAGCAACGAGAACGCAGTGGGATCGACGGTGAAGCGCTACGCCCCGGTGCTGGCGCTGGTCGCGCTGGTCCTGGTGGTGCAGACGATCTCGCCGGGCAACAGCAACACCGCGGCCAGCGGGGGCGGGGGGACCGGCCTCCAGGCGGGGGCCGGGGGGACGGGGGCCCGGACCGGCGCGGGGGGTACGGCAGCCGGGGGCGGGACCCTCAACCAGGCCGACCTGGCCTCGGGCGCGACCGCCGGCGGGCTGGGCGCCGCATCCGGGACCGGGGGCGCCACGACCGGCGCCGCATCGGGGGGCGCGGGCGGGGCCCAGCCGGGAGCGGTGGCGGGGAGCAACGGCTCCCAGCAGCTGGACTCCCTGGGCCGGCCCCTCACCGGTGACCGCAGCCACTGCGCGCCCGGAGGAGTCCTGCAGGACAATGCCACCTTCACCCCTGCCCCGTGCATCCCGGCTCTCGTCGGCTCGAACGGCGGAGCGACGTACCAGGGGGTCACCGCCACCACCATCAACTACGTGATCCTGTACCCCACCTACGGCCAGGCCATCGACGCCGCCCTCAACCAGGCCCAGCTCCAGATGACCCCGGACCAGGCCAAGCAGGCCGACTCGATCTTCGAGTCGTTCATCAACACCCACTGGAACCTGTACGGGCGCAAGCTCAAGTCGGTCCCGGTCTTCTGGGACGCGTCCAACGCCGACCCCGCTTCCGAGCGGGCCCTGGCCAAGCAGATCGTGGCCCAGTACCACCCCTTTGCGGTGGTCAACTACGTGCCGGACATCATGCCGCCCGCCCTGGCCGACCAGCTGACCCAGGCCGGGGTGATGTCGTTCGGCACCGGGGAGCTGTCCGACCAGTTCTTCACGAGCAATGCGCCGTACTCCTGGGACCTCAACGCCCAGGGGTTCCGCACGGCCGACATGACGGCCGAGTACTACTGCAAGAAGATGTACGGGAAGAACGCCACCCTGGCCGGGGACCCGACCATGCGCCTCAAGAAGCGCAAGCTCGGCGTGCTGGCCGCCGACTCCCCGGAGTGGACCCAGGTGGCCCAGCGGTTCATCGCCGACGTGACCGGGGGGATGTGCGGGACCGCCGCCGACAAGCCGCCGATGTACACCGTCTCCACCGACCTCAACACGGCCAAGACGGAATGGGCCCCCCTGGCGACCCGGATGAAGAACGACGGGGTGACGACCTCGGTCGGCTGGCCCGGCTCGAGCGTGTGCACCGGAGCCGACCAGCAGAACTACTTTCCCGAGATCCTGATCTCCGGGACCGCCGACCAGGACGACGACGAGGTCGGCCAGGCCGAGGGCAACCTCTGCTCGCCC harbors:
- a CDS encoding MFS transporter translates to MTAPALARLRQSGLRGVTAGAPAYPLVVLFGLNLVNQLDQNAFAILAPNIRDAFGLNLAAVTTIAALAVPMSFLLGVPLAYYADRINRIRIAIAGAAVWSVFSVVTGLAVNVAQLVLTRIGSGLAHATNNPTHNSLLADYYPPQVRPGIYAVWGSAQFIGALISPVAAGLLGYFFNWRVPFLVFAVPTMVFVLMALRLREPARGVQDRLALGATAEEAAVEETPPTFSESYRLLMSVKAVRRTMLALPFLGASLLGFQLLLSLFMSDVYHVNTALRGVLTAAGAPFSLIGLAIGAPLAQRLMARDPGLVLRMLGSAGFITAASFLVMAVSPDLAIFVGASFVQGAVFAVLVPGIFSIGSLIIPAKTRSLGFQIVTLALLPGVLILPVIGTIGDRYGLRLAISLMAPVYLAGSFLIASAGRFVAADIERVRVMSMAEHEVRRALGEGLPKLLLVRGLDVAYDQVQVLFEVDFELRPGEIVALLGTNGAGKSTLLKAISGLVDPVGGAIYFDDLDITHIDPVRTFKLGVVQMPGGRSVFPTLTVEEHLKLAGAMLPDDPDHVARATEEVIGLFPRLRERWDQAAGNLSGGEQQMLGLALALVARPKLLMIDELSLGLAPSIVEQLLDVIRRIHAQGTAIILVEQSVNVALAVAERAYFMEKGQVRFHGRTAELLDRGDILRAVFLEGGGNGRTTTRSGRNGSGRPGRAAAKPRDAGTGAPAERRVVLDVSDLSRSFGGIRAVTDVSFVLHADEILGLIGPNGAGKTTVFDLISGFLTPDSGRVLLEGQDITAWPADRRARGGLGRSFQDARIFASLTVAENLAVSLERHLRVRDHLADALRLPEVVDQEDDVRFTVEQLIDLMNLGAFRDKFVSELSTGSRRIVDLAMAIAHDPKLLILDEPSSGIAQRETEALGPLLQRIHRDVGCAILVIEHDMPLITGISHRMLALELGTIIAEGPPGDVISNPRVVSSYLGGDPAAINRSGTVRRRRTATTRAKVAAATPARAETEATS